CAAGCCGGTTCACCGTTTTACCACCGGATGGGCAAATATCGAAGAAAACCGGGCTCTGGGGGAGGACGCGATCTTCAGGATCTATTCCATGTCAAAGCCAATTACCACAGCCGCCCTGATGATCCTCTATGATGAAGGCCGGTTTCAGCTGGATGATCCGGTGGCCGCTTATATTCCCGAATTTGCCGGGACAAAGGTCTGGGTGAATGGTGAAGAGGTGGAGCAGGAGGAAGCTTTCACCATCAGGCATCTGCTGACTCATACGGCAGGGTTCTGTTATGGCTGGGACGTCTCTCATGTGGATTCGCTCTATGTCCAGGCCTCTCCTGAAGGCTTATGGGGTATCCGCAACCTGGAAGAGATGATCAGACTGGTGGCCTCTATCCCGCTGAAGAACCAATCGGGTTCCAAATATGAATATTCCATATCCATCGACGTAGCCGGCTACCTGGTGGAAGTTCTGTCGGGGATGCCTTTTGATAAATTCCTGCAAACCCGCCTGTTTGATCCGCTGGGAATGAAGGATACCGGCTTTGATGTGCCGGAGGAGGACTTTGACCGCCTGGCCATGATCTATACCAGGGATCCGGAAAGTGGCCAACTTGCACCGGTGGAAGGCCTGACAAACGGTGTCAAACAGAAAGTGACCCTTTTTTCGGGCGGAGGCGGACTGGTATCCACTCTGGACGATTACAGCAGATTTGGCCAGATGCTCCTGAATGGCGGAGAGCTGGAGGGAGTACGCGTTCTGGAAGAAGCGACGGTGAAAATGATTATGAGCGAACAGATGCCCTCTGCATTGGACTACCAGGAGGGCTTCAGATACGGTCTGGGAGGACATGTGAACCTGACTACCCGTGAGTATGGATGGAGCGGTATGGCCTCCATCGATTTTATTGCAGATCCTGAAAACAACATGGTACTGCTCTCCTTCACCCAGTACATCCCTTTTATGGAGTTCCCCTTTGCAGCCGGGTACCGGGAGTTTGTTCGGAAGGCTATGGCGGAGCCGGTAAAAGAAGAGTAGAACAGCTTGTACATCGGCCTCCATATCCTTCGGCGGGACTCCTTTAATCAGGTCGCAGACTAAAAAACTTTGCGTATTTTTAAAGTATATTATGGGCACTACAGACTCAGATCCTATATACTCCATTCTTTACATCGATGATGAAGAGAACAACCTGATCAGTTTTAAATCAACGTTCAGGCGGGATTATCACATCTATGTAGCCTCCTCCGGTATGGAAGGACTGGAAATTATGGAAAAACATAATATTCAGCTGGTCATTACCGACCAGCGCATGCCGGATATGTCCGGGATTGAGTTCCTGGAACAGATCGTCCCTCTCTATCCGTATTGCATGCGAATGATCATGACCGGTTTCAGTGACCTGGATGCTGTTATCCAGGCCATTAACAAAGGGAATATTTATCGCTATATCTCCAAACCCTGGAACAGGGAGGATCTGAAAATAACCATCGACAGTGCCCTGGAGGTGTATAACCTTAAATCGCAAAACAAACACCTGATCGATGATCTGAAGGAGGCAAACAGGACCCTGGAACAAAAGGTACTGGAACGGGCCCGGCAAATTGAGCAACAGCGGCTGAATATTACCGATAGCCTGCATTATGCGAGGCGCATTCAGAAAGCCCTGATGCTTCCATCCGAAGAGCTTGAAAAGATACTGCCCGACCATTTCATCCTGAATAAACCCAAGGCTATCGTAAGCGGGGATTATTACTGGGTATCCCAGAATGACCATAAACTGATTATTGCAGTGGCCGACTGCACGGGTCACGGAGTTCCCGGTGCTTTTATGAGCATTATGGGAATTAATTTCCTGAACGAGATCGTAAACATGTCAGGGATCATCAAGGCGGATGAGATTTTAAATGAACTTCGCAAAAACTGATTAAATCGCTCGGGCAGACCGGGCAAAGGGATGAGTCCAAAGACGGTATGGAAATGGCCTTGTGCGTGGTCGATGCCGGTAAAAACATGCTTCAGTATGCAGGAGCCTTTCGTCCCATGTATCTCTTAAGACAGAACGAGCTTATTTTGATTAAAGGCGATCGTATGCCCATCGGCATTTATAATGAAGATGAAGTGCCCTTTACCAGCAAAGAAGTCCCCTTTAAGGAGAATGATATGATCTATATGTTCACAGACGGATATCTGGACCAGATCGGAGGCCTGGAGAGAAAGACCTTCAAATCCGTAAGATTCAAGGCCCTGCTAAAGGAAATCCACTCCAAAGCGCTCGACGAGCAAAAATCCATACTGCGAGAAGAACATGAGATATGGAGATCTGGCTCGGAGCAGATTGATGATATCCTGATCCTGGGAGTCAGGCTCTCCTTCAAATAGAATTGCCCGTTTGGGTTCTTGGCAGGGAAATGATAAACTCGGTTCCTTTTCCGGGTTCTGAAAGAACATCGATGTTACCTTTATGCTTTTCTATGATCCCGTAACTGATTGAAAGACCCAGTCCGCTTCCCTGACCCACTTCCTTGGTAGTAAAAAAAGGATCAAAAATATGCTCTTTCACCTCCGGCGTCATCCCCTCTCCATTATCCTTGATGATGATCTTGATCCCGATAGCACTGCCGACCGTCTGGATAAACAATTCACCTTTGCCCTCTTCCATAGCCTGAAGACTGTTATTGATTATATTCATAATAACCTGCTTGAGCTGGCCGGGAAAACACTCCACCACTTCAAAATCCCCATAATCCTTATGGACCCGGACTTTCTTCTCCATGATCTGATTCTGGAGAAGAACCAGAGAGGAATCGATTCCCTCGTGAATGTCGTAGAACTGGCAGGCCTCATCGTCCAGCCGGGAAAAGCTCCAGAGCCCTTTAATTATTTCAGTAGATCTGCTTGCCCCCTCTTCAATGCCTTTCAGGAGACTGAAAATCTCCTGGATCAGAAATGAAAAATCCATCTCCTCCTTGATGGCATTTACCTCCGCAAAATACCCGGTCAGTTTATTGGCTTCGACCGTCTTTTCATATTTTTCAATCACAAAGAAGACTTCTTCCAGGTCCTTTTGCAGCGGATAGACATTTCCACTCAGGAAATTGATGGGATTATTCAGCTCATGCGCTATGCCGGCCGTAAGAACCCCTACAGATGCCAGCTTTTCTGATTGAATTAATTGGGTCTGTGCCAGTTTGAGGTTTTCGACCATTAATTCCAGCTCATGTTTCTGAATTTCGGTGGCATTCCTGGTCAGCACGACCTCCTCCCTCTGGGTTGCAATAATTTCCCGAAGGGCCTGGATCTCCTTCTTCTGAGCTTTAACAGTTTCCTGCAGCTCCTGTATCTTATTTTTCAGTTTCTCCATCCTGTGTAAGAGTCCCGATGTTCATGAATAACGTTCCTGATTATAAGGTATAAGCCAGTCCCACGTTCCATTTAAATTCCGGGAAGGGAGTAATATTGCTCGAAAGAGGCTGAATGGCCTGAAAGAAAATGGTGAAGGGGATATTCCGCAGGGAAGCAGAAAGATAAGCAGCGGTAAACAGCCCGTCCTCGTTCCCGGTGTAGTTAATATAGAAGATTTGAAAGCTGGCTGAAACTATAGTCTTATCCCCAATCCCGATTTCGGATCGATCGGCCTGAAGATTGAAGAAATGACCCTGTACGGTTCCAGGATCCTGTCCTCTGCCGAGCAGGTAGGTGAATCCCAGTGAGCTCCTGGGACTGAATTTATACTTACTTATAAACTCAACAGCCAGGTATTTCTGGGCCTGCCAGAGTACCTCCTCCTCTGTTTCAAATTCACTGAAAAAAGAGCTGATCACAGCACCTGTCTTAAATTCAAACCTGGGTCTGTCAATTAACTTATAATGAAACCAATTATCCATGATCCAGGGCCTAAGTTCCAGGCTGTAAGAAAGCTGAGGATCATAGCTGAATCGCCCCTTCGTCAGCGAAAAAGAGCCTATGAAAGCAGGTTTTCCAAGTGAAAAGGCAGGAACATAGGCAATACCATTGCTGTTCAGGGAAATTTTTGCCTCAGCGTGTAATTTCTTCGATCTGCTAATATCCTCAGCTTCCTGCGTCCAGGATACAGTGAAAACAAAGAGAAATAACAGGAATGTCCAAAGTTTCTTCATGCTATAAGTTGTTTATTTGGCTGCCTTCTTTCTTTTTCCCTAAAGTATGAAAAGTAACCTATATAGACCTTAAAAAAAGTCAGGTCCAGGACTAAACAAATTCCAGTTTCACTTTTCTTACTGATAGAGAGATCATGCAAATTTCCGGCATTTATTCTGAACAATTTAAACGGGTGCAGCGTATAAAGATCAGAAAACAGCCAAATCCTTATCATTATGATTGACAAGATCGACATTCTTCGCAACTACCACGATCAGGCAATTGTCATTACACTGGCCAATGAAAAGGAAGTCTTATCAGGAATGATCGTGGATGATACCCCCGACGATCACTGTGTATTTGTGGAAAATCCCCACCTGGTGGAATTTTATGAAACCAGAAAAAAATCCCTCATGCACAGAGTCTACTTCAAGGATATGAAAGCCATTGATTACCAGTAATTGTTAAGAGAAGACAGTCATGGCAGGCAGCAGAGTTAAAATCTGGAAACAGGATCCCAGCGTGGAGAGCATTGGGATCCGTTCTTCTTACATATCCACCGAGGTACAGAACGGGCCGGCCGATCAGGACATCGTTCTTCAGGGCATGCCCCATGTGGTCGCTAACGCGCAAAATGATTTCATCTTCTACCCGGAAGAAAATCCTCTGGAGTTTGATGCGGTCCACACCTTCTCCATAGTCCGGCAGGTGCTCACCATGCTTCGCCGGGCTTTGAACCGGATGCAGATTACACAAAACTTTAACTGGTTCTGGGGGCCAGAACCCATTCAGGTATACCCGAGAGCGGGTCTGGATGCTAATGCCTATTACAGCAGAAATGAGAAGGCCCTCCGCTTTTATTATTTTCATCCTTCGGGAGATACATCAAATCCACTGATCTATAGTTGCCGTTCCTTCGATATTGTGGCTCATGAGGTGGGACATGCTGCCCTGGACTCCCTGAAGCCGGAGTATCTGAGCAGCAGCTGGCACCCCCAGACCGGAGGCCTCCATGAATCTTTTGCCGATCTGTTAGCCATATTTACCATGCTGGCCCAGATGGATGTCTGTGAAGCCATCATCGTGGAGTCCAAAGCGGATCTTCATTCCAAAAGCTTTTTCCCCGCCCTGGCCGAACAGTTCGGCCTGGCATTTGGACAGCCCATGGGCTTGAGAAATGCCGACAACGACCTTAAAATGAGCGATGTAACCACCGAGGTTCACGATATTTCCAGAGTATTTACCGGAGCCATCTATGATATCCTGGCCGATTTCTTCGAACTTTCCCAGGATCCTGGTTTATTTGACCAGGCCGAATCCCTCTTCAGGGTCGGTAAATACCTGACCTCCCTGGTCATCGCCTCCATCTGGCAGGGACCCGATGCCAATGCCACATACGCCGATATCGCCAATAAAATGCTTGAACAGGAAGAAGACAGCGAACGAAAGGAGCTCATCCGGCAGCAGTTCAGGAAAAGAGAAATCCTGGATGCTCCGGTCGGCCTGGCAGGTGTACAGCCCCGGGACCTCTCCTGGGAAGGCTGTTGCGGAACCATGCGTCTGAAAGAACACCAGAACCTGTTTGAGAAAAGCATTGGTGCAGCATCCGGGTAGAGACCCTCTTCCCGGGAAGCATATCCTTGATAATAAAAAACTTACGTTTCTTGGATAAGTCCTGAAAATGTCGGAAATTATATAGCTTTTTACCGAGACACGCTTACGTAAACCGGCTATAGCTATGAAGCCTGACAAGGTTTATAAGTTTGTTCAGGAGCTGAAGCGCAGAAGAGTATTTCGGGGAATAATTGTATACGGTGCTTCGACCCTGGTCTTATTTGAAGCTGCCACAAACCTGGCCAATTTCCTTGGCCGCGATCGACCGCCCACCTGGTTTGTGGTGCTGCTTGGAGCAGGCTTTATTGTTTCTCTGTGGTTTTCCTGGATCTATGATATTACCCCCGGGGGCATCCGTAAAACCGAGTCCGTCTCAGAAGATAAAGTACCCATCCCGAAAAAGGAGATCAGGACCTACCAGACCACAACCTTTGTGGGTGTCCTTATTATTATCGGGCTCCTTAGTTATAAGCTCATTGATCATGCCAAATCGAAGAAAATCAGGGCACTGGACAAATCCATTGCTGTGCTCCCCCTGGAAGATCATACTTTGAGTCCATCTCAGGCCAGGGAATTTGAGTTTATTGGGAGTGAGATCACTTACTGTTTAACAAAAGTGAAAGACTACCGGATCGTTCCCTGGGAAGACAGCCGGAACTATCCAATACGAAGTAAAAACCGCAGGGAAATAGGAAATGATCTCGCCGTATCCCTACTGGTGGAATGGAAGCCCTTTACCACAGAAGAGGAACGGCATTTATCCATTGAGCTGATCTCCGTGGATAATACCTCGCTTATCTGGGGACAAACCTTCGCCATTAATGGCAGCTGGTCAGAAGAAATATGCAGGCTCAGCCGGAAAATATCAAAAAAAATTACCCGGGAACTTCGAACCTACCTGACCCCGCACGAAAGGGCGCTTATCAGTGAACAGGCCTACCCGGCCCAGGCAAGTCTTTATGCCGCCCTGGGGAATTCCTATACCCAGGATGCCTGGACCCGGACCGTAACCGGAGAGATCGATAAGCAGCACAGGAAAAATGCACTCACCGATTCCATTAGTTTCAGCCGGGCCATAGAATATTTCACCGATGCCATCCAGGAGGACCCATCATTCGCTGAGGCCTATGCAAACCGGGCAAAAGCCATGCTAATGGGGATCCAGGCGCGCTTTTTTGACAGGACTGTCCTGGATAAGAGCCGGGAAGATATCGAGCAGGCATTCACAATAAACGAGGATCTCCCTGAGGCCCATGTAGCTATGGGTTTTTATTACTGGTATGGATTAGATGAGTATAAACTGGCAGCCGTCTCCTTTGAAAAAGCGTGTGAATTGAGTCCCAATTCAACGGAGAACCTCTTCTATTTGTCAAAAATATATTCCACTCTTGGAAACTGGAGGGAAGTCCTGGTTCTGAGCAACAAAGTATTTAAATCCAATCCCCAGAATGCTCTCTACTACACCAACCTGGGGATATCTTATCAATTCCTGGATGAATTCGAAAAAGCAGACCGGAGTCAGGACCGTGCCATTGAGTTAATGCCCCATTGGTATGCTCCATATGTTAATAAAGCCATTTCACAGGCGTACAGGGGAGAGATGGACAAAGCCAGGACTACCATGGTTGAAGCTGTTGAAAACACGGGCAAAAGTTTTAACAGATTCTTTGCCGAATTGAACCTGTATGAAGGAAACTACCTCCTTGCCGCACAGCTAATTGAACAGGTTCCTGAGCAAGAATTCAGGGATCTGGGTGAGAGCCCGGGAGATGCCTTCCTGATCAAAGCAAAAATCCACAAATATGCCGGCCATGAAGCCCTTTCCACAGACAATTTAAGGCTGGCAGCTGCCTATTTTGAGGATCAGCTGCAAAAGCATCC
The genomic region above belongs to Bacteroidales bacterium and contains:
- a CDS encoding serine hydrolase, which produces MAGLSLDTLKLADTKMQSLVDEGKLPCVATMIVKDGKPVHRFTTGWANIEENRALGEDAIFRIYSMSKPITTAALMILYDEGRFQLDDPVAAYIPEFAGTKVWVNGEEVEQEEAFTIRHLLTHTAGFCYGWDVSHVDSLYVQASPEGLWGIRNLEEMIRLVASIPLKNQSGSKYEYSISIDVAGYLVEVLSGMPFDKFLQTRLFDPLGMKDTGFDVPEEDFDRLAMIYTRDPESGQLAPVEGLTNGVKQKVTLFSGGGGLVSTLDDYSRFGQMLLNGGELEGVRVLEEATVKMIMSEQMPSALDYQEGFRYGLGGHVNLTTREYGWSGMASIDFIADPENNMVLLSFTQYIPFMEFPFAAGYREFVRKAMAEPVKEE
- a CDS encoding response regulator — encoded protein: MGTTDSDPIYSILYIDDEENNLISFKSTFRRDYHIYVASSGMEGLEIMEKHNIQLVITDQRMPDMSGIEFLEQIVPLYPYCMRMIMTGFSDLDAVIQAINKGNIYRYISKPWNREDLKITIDSALEVYNLKSQNKHLIDDLKEANRTLEQKVLERARQIEQQRLNITDSLHYARRIQKALMLPSEELEKILPDHFILNKPKAIVSGDYYWVSQNDHKLIIAVADCTGHGVPGAFMSIMGINFLNEIVNMSGIIKADEILNELRKN
- a CDS encoding SpoIIE family protein phosphatase; the encoded protein is MEMALCVVDAGKNMLQYAGAFRPMYLLRQNELILIKGDRMPIGIYNEDEVPFTSKEVPFKENDMIYMFTDGYLDQIGGLERKTFKSVRFKALLKEIHSKALDEQKSILREEHEIWRSGSEQIDDILILGVRLSFK
- a CDS encoding ATP-binding protein is translated as MEKLKNKIQELQETVKAQKKEIQALREIIATQREEVVLTRNATEIQKHELELMVENLKLAQTQLIQSEKLASVGVLTAGIAHELNNPINFLSGNVYPLQKDLEEVFFVIEKYEKTVEANKLTGYFAEVNAIKEEMDFSFLIQEIFSLLKGIEEGASRSTEIIKGLWSFSRLDDEACQFYDIHEGIDSSLVLLQNQIMEKKVRVHKDYGDFEVVECFPGQLKQVIMNIINNSLQAMEEGKGELFIQTVGSAIGIKIIIKDNGEGMTPEVKEHIFDPFFTTKEVGQGSGLGLSISYGIIEKHKGNIDVLSEPGKGTEFIISLPRTQTGNSI